From Rhodamnia argentea isolate NSW1041297 chromosome 10, ASM2092103v1, whole genome shotgun sequence, a single genomic window includes:
- the LOC115742295 gene encoding granule-bound starch synthase 1, chloroplastic/amyloplastic-like isoform X2, translating into MCTISPLMASVSAARFVSGSSYCGSAGATGSDSKTALTHNDLKNQPMTHCGLRSLNKLDMLQTRTNVRAGSRQSRRKALKTQVASPLGVIKCGTGMNLVFVGAEVGPWSKTGGLGDVLGGLPPAMAAIGHRVMTVCPRYDQYKDAWDTEVVAEVKFSNGSYLYCAHIFHGMSRSLLFVLQVKVGDRIETVRFFHCYKRGVDRVFVDHPMFLEKVWGKTGSKIYGPQAGKDYTDNQLRFSLLCQAALEAPRVLNLNLSKYFKGHYGEDVVFIANDWHTALLPCYLKSMYKPRGIYKNAKVAFCIHNIAYQGRFAYADFSLLNLPNQFRASFDFIDGYDKPVKGRKINWMKAGILESDRIVTVSPYYAEELVSSIEKGVELDNIIRMAGITGIVNGMDVQEWNPLSDKYIDVKYDATNVMRAKPLLKEALQAHVGLPIRDVPVIGFIGRLEEQKGSDILAQAIPLFIGADVQIIVLGTGKKHMEKQLEELEIKYPNKARGVAKFNVPLAHMITAGADFMMVPSRFEPCGLIQLHAMRYGTVPIVASTGGLVDTVLEGYTGFHMGAFNVECETVDPADVAAIAKTVKRALATYGTPVLKEMIGNCMAQDLSWKGPAKNWERLLLSLEVAGSEPGVDGEEIAPQAKENVATP; encoded by the exons TGTGCACCATCTCTCCCCTAATGGCGTCCGTGAGTGCTGCTCGATTCGTCTCTGGGAGCTCTTACTGCGGCTCTGCAGGAGCAACTGGGTCAGATTCCAAAACAGCATTGACCCACAATGACCTGAAAAACCAACCAATGACACACTGTGGCTTGAGGTCCTTGAACAAGTTGGATATGCTGCAGACTAGGACTAATGTAAGGGCAGGCAGCAGACAATCGCGAAGAAAGGCATTAAAGACACAGGTTGCGAGCCCCTTGGGAGTTATAAAATGTGGAACTGGGATGAACTTAGTTTTTGTAGGTGCAGAAGTTGGTCCATGGAGCAAGACTGGTGGACTCGGTGATGTTCTTGGAGGACTTCCACCGGCTATGGCA GCAATAGGTCACCGGGTCATGACTGTGTGCCCTCGCTACGATCAGTATAAAGATGCTTGGGATACAGAGGTGGTGGCTGAGGTAAAGTTCTCTAACGGCTCATACTTGTATTGCGCTCACATTTTCCATGGAATGTCTCGGAGCCTTCTTTTCGTTCTGCAGGTTAAAGTCGGTGATAGAATCGAAACGGTTCGCTTCTTCCACTGCTACAAAAGAGGAGTTGATCGTGTGTTTGTAGATCACCCCATGTTTCTCGAGAAA GTATGGGGGAAAACTGGATCCAAGATTTATGGTCCCCAAGCGGGGAAGGACTATACTGATAACCAACTTAGATTCAGCTTGCTATGCCAG GCAGCTTTGGAAGCACCACGAGTTCTAAACTTGAACCTCAGCAAGTACTTCAAGGGACATTATG GCGAGGATGTTGTTTTTATTGCTAATGATTGGCACACTGCTCTTCTCCCTTGCTACTTAAAATCAATGTACAAGCCTAGAGGAATCTACAAAAATGCAAAG GTTGCTTTCTGTATCCACAACATTGCATACCAGGGCAGATTTGCATATGCGGACTTCTCATTATTGAACCTTCCAAACCAGTTCAGGGCATCCTTCGATTTTATTGACGG CTACGACAAGCCTGTGAAGGGGAGGAAGATTAATTGGATGAAGGCCGGGATCCTAGAATCGGACAGGATTGTAACAGTGAGTCCATACTATGCAGAGGAACTTGTCTCTAGCATAGAAAAAGGTGTAGAATTGGATAATATCATCAGAATGGCTGGCATCACAGGAATTGTCAATGGCATGGATGTCCAAGAGTGGAATCCATTGTCAGACAAGTACATCGACGTCAAATACGATGCTACAAAT GTGATGCGAGCAAAGCCCCTATTGAAGGAAGCACTGCAAGCTCATGTTGGATTGCCAATTAGAGATGTACCTGTAATAGGCTTCATTGGTAGGCTTGAAGAGCAGAAAGGTTCCGATATTCTTGCGCAAGCAATTCCTCTGTTCATCGGCGCAGATGTTCAGATAATTGTTCTA GGCACTGGGAAGAAACATATGGAGAAACAACTTGAAGAGCTTGAGATCAAGTACCCTAACAAGGCCAGGGGAGTCGCGAAATTCAATGTTCCCCTTGCGCATATGATCACAGCTGGTGCTGACTTTATGATGGTACCAAGTAGATTCGAGCCGTGCGGTCTCATTCAGCTGCACGCCATGAGATATGGAACG GTACCAATTGTGGCATCCACCGGCGGCCTGGTCGACACGGTATTAGAAGGTTATACCGGATTCCATATGGGCGCCTTCAATGTCGAG TGCGAGACTGTTGATCCTGCTGATGTAGCAGCGATAGCAAAGACTGTTAAAAGGGCACTAGCAACTTATGGCACCCCCGTTCTGAAGGAGATGATCGGAAACTGCATGGCTCAAGATCTCTCCTGGAAG GGACCGGCAAAGAACTGGGAGAGATTGCTATTAAGTCTAGAGGTGGCAGGCAGCGAACCTGGAGTCGACGGGGAGGAGATTGCTCCTCAAGCTAAAGAGAATGTGGCCACTCCTTAA
- the LOC115742295 gene encoding granule-bound starch synthase 1, chloroplastic/amyloplastic-like isoform X3 codes for MASVSAARFVSGSSYCGSAGATGSDSKTALTHNDLKNQPMTHCGLRSLNKLDMLQTRTNVRAGSRQSRRKALKTQVASPLGVIKCGTGMNLVFVGAEVGPWSKTGGLGDVLGGLPPAMAAIGHRVMTVCPRYDQYKDAWDTEVVAEVKFSNGSYLYCAHIFHGMSRSLLFVLQVKVGDRIETVRFFHCYKRGVDRVFVDHPMFLEKVWGKTGSKIYGPQAGKDYTDNQLRFSLLCQAALEAPRVLNLNLSKYFKGHYGEDVVFIANDWHTALLPCYLKSMYKPRGIYKNAKVAFCIHNIAYQGRFAYADFSLLNLPNQFRASFDFIDGYDKPVKGRKINWMKAGILESDRIVTVSPYYAEELVSSIEKGVELDNIIRMAGITGIVNGMDVQEWNPLSDKYIDVKYDATNVMRAKPLLKEALQAHVGLPIRDVPVIGFIGRLEEQKGSDILAQAIPLFIGADVQIIVLGTGKKHMEKQLEELEIKYPNKARGVAKFNVPLAHMITAGADFMMVPSRFEPCGLIQLHAMRYGTVPIVASTGGLVDTVLEGYTGFHMGAFNVECETVDPADVAAIAKTVKRALATYGTPVLKEMIGNCMAQDLSWKGPAKNWERLLLSLEVAGSEPGVDGEEIAPQAKENVATP; via the exons ATGGCGTCCGTGAGTGCTGCTCGATTCGTCTCTGGGAGCTCTTACTGCGGCTCTGCAGGAGCAACTGGGTCAGATTCCAAAACAGCATTGACCCACAATGACCTGAAAAACCAACCAATGACACACTGTGGCTTGAGGTCCTTGAACAAGTTGGATATGCTGCAGACTAGGACTAATGTAAGGGCAGGCAGCAGACAATCGCGAAGAAAGGCATTAAAGACACAGGTTGCGAGCCCCTTGGGAGTTATAAAATGTGGAACTGGGATGAACTTAGTTTTTGTAGGTGCAGAAGTTGGTCCATGGAGCAAGACTGGTGGACTCGGTGATGTTCTTGGAGGACTTCCACCGGCTATGGCA GCAATAGGTCACCGGGTCATGACTGTGTGCCCTCGCTACGATCAGTATAAAGATGCTTGGGATACAGAGGTGGTGGCTGAGGTAAAGTTCTCTAACGGCTCATACTTGTATTGCGCTCACATTTTCCATGGAATGTCTCGGAGCCTTCTTTTCGTTCTGCAGGTTAAAGTCGGTGATAGAATCGAAACGGTTCGCTTCTTCCACTGCTACAAAAGAGGAGTTGATCGTGTGTTTGTAGATCACCCCATGTTTCTCGAGAAA GTATGGGGGAAAACTGGATCCAAGATTTATGGTCCCCAAGCGGGGAAGGACTATACTGATAACCAACTTAGATTCAGCTTGCTATGCCAG GCAGCTTTGGAAGCACCACGAGTTCTAAACTTGAACCTCAGCAAGTACTTCAAGGGACATTATG GCGAGGATGTTGTTTTTATTGCTAATGATTGGCACACTGCTCTTCTCCCTTGCTACTTAAAATCAATGTACAAGCCTAGAGGAATCTACAAAAATGCAAAG GTTGCTTTCTGTATCCACAACATTGCATACCAGGGCAGATTTGCATATGCGGACTTCTCATTATTGAACCTTCCAAACCAGTTCAGGGCATCCTTCGATTTTATTGACGG CTACGACAAGCCTGTGAAGGGGAGGAAGATTAATTGGATGAAGGCCGGGATCCTAGAATCGGACAGGATTGTAACAGTGAGTCCATACTATGCAGAGGAACTTGTCTCTAGCATAGAAAAAGGTGTAGAATTGGATAATATCATCAGAATGGCTGGCATCACAGGAATTGTCAATGGCATGGATGTCCAAGAGTGGAATCCATTGTCAGACAAGTACATCGACGTCAAATACGATGCTACAAAT GTGATGCGAGCAAAGCCCCTATTGAAGGAAGCACTGCAAGCTCATGTTGGATTGCCAATTAGAGATGTACCTGTAATAGGCTTCATTGGTAGGCTTGAAGAGCAGAAAGGTTCCGATATTCTTGCGCAAGCAATTCCTCTGTTCATCGGCGCAGATGTTCAGATAATTGTTCTA GGCACTGGGAAGAAACATATGGAGAAACAACTTGAAGAGCTTGAGATCAAGTACCCTAACAAGGCCAGGGGAGTCGCGAAATTCAATGTTCCCCTTGCGCATATGATCACAGCTGGTGCTGACTTTATGATGGTACCAAGTAGATTCGAGCCGTGCGGTCTCATTCAGCTGCACGCCATGAGATATGGAACG GTACCAATTGTGGCATCCACCGGCGGCCTGGTCGACACGGTATTAGAAGGTTATACCGGATTCCATATGGGCGCCTTCAATGTCGAG TGCGAGACTGTTGATCCTGCTGATGTAGCAGCGATAGCAAAGACTGTTAAAAGGGCACTAGCAACTTATGGCACCCCCGTTCTGAAGGAGATGATCGGAAACTGCATGGCTCAAGATCTCTCCTGGAAG GGACCGGCAAAGAACTGGGAGAGATTGCTATTAAGTCTAGAGGTGGCAGGCAGCGAACCTGGAGTCGACGGGGAGGAGATTGCTCCTCAAGCTAAAGAGAATGTGGCCACTCCTTAA
- the LOC115742295 gene encoding granule-bound starch synthase 1, chloroplastic/amyloplastic-like isoform X1 yields MASVSAARFVSGSSYCGSAGATGSDSKTALTHNDLKNQPMTHCGLRSLNKLDMLQTRTNVRAGSRQSRRKALKTQVASPLGVIKCGTGMNLVFVGAEVGPWSKTGGLGDVLGGLPPAMAAIGHRVMTVCPRYDQYKDAWDTEVVAEVKVGDRIETVRFFHCYKRGVDRVFVDHPMFLEKVWGKTGSKIYGPQAGKDYTDNQLRFSLLCQAALEAPRVLNLNLSKYFKGHYGEDVVFIANDWHTALLPCYLKSMYKPRGIYKNAKVAFCIHNIAYQGRFAYADFSLLNLPNQFRASFDFIDGYDKPVKGRKINWMKAGILESDRIVTVSPYYAEELVSSIEKGVELDNIIRMAGITGIVNGMDVQEWNPLSDKYIDVKYDATNVMRAKPLLKEALQAHVGLPIRDVPVIGFIGRLEEQKGSDILAQAIPLFIGADVQIIVLGTGKKHMEKQLEELEIKYPNKARGVAKFNVPLAHMITAGADFMMVPSRFEPCGLIQLHAMRYGTVPIVASTGGLVDTVLEGYTGFHMGAFNVECETVDPADVAAIAKTVKRALATYGTPVLKEMIGNCMAQDLSWKGPAKNWERLLLSLEVAGSEPGVDGEEIAPQAKENVATP; encoded by the exons ATGGCGTCCGTGAGTGCTGCTCGATTCGTCTCTGGGAGCTCTTACTGCGGCTCTGCAGGAGCAACTGGGTCAGATTCCAAAACAGCATTGACCCACAATGACCTGAAAAACCAACCAATGACACACTGTGGCTTGAGGTCCTTGAACAAGTTGGATATGCTGCAGACTAGGACTAATGTAAGGGCAGGCAGCAGACAATCGCGAAGAAAGGCATTAAAGACACAGGTTGCGAGCCCCTTGGGAGTTATAAAATGTGGAACTGGGATGAACTTAGTTTTTGTAGGTGCAGAAGTTGGTCCATGGAGCAAGACTGGTGGACTCGGTGATGTTCTTGGAGGACTTCCACCGGCTATGGCA GCAATAGGTCACCGGGTCATGACTGTGTGCCCTCGCTACGATCAGTATAAAGATGCTTGGGATACAGAGGTGGTGGCTGAG GTTAAAGTCGGTGATAGAATCGAAACGGTTCGCTTCTTCCACTGCTACAAAAGAGGAGTTGATCGTGTGTTTGTAGATCACCCCATGTTTCTCGAGAAA GTATGGGGGAAAACTGGATCCAAGATTTATGGTCCCCAAGCGGGGAAGGACTATACTGATAACCAACTTAGATTCAGCTTGCTATGCCAG GCAGCTTTGGAAGCACCACGAGTTCTAAACTTGAACCTCAGCAAGTACTTCAAGGGACATTATG GCGAGGATGTTGTTTTTATTGCTAATGATTGGCACACTGCTCTTCTCCCTTGCTACTTAAAATCAATGTACAAGCCTAGAGGAATCTACAAAAATGCAAAG GTTGCTTTCTGTATCCACAACATTGCATACCAGGGCAGATTTGCATATGCGGACTTCTCATTATTGAACCTTCCAAACCAGTTCAGGGCATCCTTCGATTTTATTGACGG CTACGACAAGCCTGTGAAGGGGAGGAAGATTAATTGGATGAAGGCCGGGATCCTAGAATCGGACAGGATTGTAACAGTGAGTCCATACTATGCAGAGGAACTTGTCTCTAGCATAGAAAAAGGTGTAGAATTGGATAATATCATCAGAATGGCTGGCATCACAGGAATTGTCAATGGCATGGATGTCCAAGAGTGGAATCCATTGTCAGACAAGTACATCGACGTCAAATACGATGCTACAAAT GTGATGCGAGCAAAGCCCCTATTGAAGGAAGCACTGCAAGCTCATGTTGGATTGCCAATTAGAGATGTACCTGTAATAGGCTTCATTGGTAGGCTTGAAGAGCAGAAAGGTTCCGATATTCTTGCGCAAGCAATTCCTCTGTTCATCGGCGCAGATGTTCAGATAATTGTTCTA GGCACTGGGAAGAAACATATGGAGAAACAACTTGAAGAGCTTGAGATCAAGTACCCTAACAAGGCCAGGGGAGTCGCGAAATTCAATGTTCCCCTTGCGCATATGATCACAGCTGGTGCTGACTTTATGATGGTACCAAGTAGATTCGAGCCGTGCGGTCTCATTCAGCTGCACGCCATGAGATATGGAACG GTACCAATTGTGGCATCCACCGGCGGCCTGGTCGACACGGTATTAGAAGGTTATACCGGATTCCATATGGGCGCCTTCAATGTCGAG TGCGAGACTGTTGATCCTGCTGATGTAGCAGCGATAGCAAAGACTGTTAAAAGGGCACTAGCAACTTATGGCACCCCCGTTCTGAAGGAGATGATCGGAAACTGCATGGCTCAAGATCTCTCCTGGAAG GGACCGGCAAAGAACTGGGAGAGATTGCTATTAAGTCTAGAGGTGGCAGGCAGCGAACCTGGAGTCGACGGGGAGGAGATTGCTCCTCAAGCTAAAGAGAATGTGGCCACTCCTTAA
- the LOC115742295 gene encoding granule-bound starch synthase 1, chloroplastic/amyloplastic-like isoform X4: MLLLQAIGHRVMTVCPRYDQYKDAWDTEVVAEVKVGDRIETVRFFHCYKRGVDRVFVDHPMFLEKVWGKTGSKIYGPQAGKDYTDNQLRFSLLCQAALEAPRVLNLNLSKYFKGHYGEDVVFIANDWHTALLPCYLKSMYKPRGIYKNAKVAFCIHNIAYQGRFAYADFSLLNLPNQFRASFDFIDGYDKPVKGRKINWMKAGILESDRIVTVSPYYAEELVSSIEKGVELDNIIRMAGITGIVNGMDVQEWNPLSDKYIDVKYDATNVMRAKPLLKEALQAHVGLPIRDVPVIGFIGRLEEQKGSDILAQAIPLFIGADVQIIVLGTGKKHMEKQLEELEIKYPNKARGVAKFNVPLAHMITAGADFMMVPSRFEPCGLIQLHAMRYGTVPIVASTGGLVDTVLEGYTGFHMGAFNVECETVDPADVAAIAKTVKRALATYGTPVLKEMIGNCMAQDLSWKGPAKNWERLLLSLEVAGSEPGVDGEEIAPQAKENVATP, from the exons ATGCTTCTTCTCCAGGCAATAGGTCACCGGGTCATGACTGTGTGCCCTCGCTACGATCAGTATAAAGATGCTTGGGATACAGAGGTGGTGGCTGAG GTTAAAGTCGGTGATAGAATCGAAACGGTTCGCTTCTTCCACTGCTACAAAAGAGGAGTTGATCGTGTGTTTGTAGATCACCCCATGTTTCTCGAGAAA GTATGGGGGAAAACTGGATCCAAGATTTATGGTCCCCAAGCGGGGAAGGACTATACTGATAACCAACTTAGATTCAGCTTGCTATGCCAG GCAGCTTTGGAAGCACCACGAGTTCTAAACTTGAACCTCAGCAAGTACTTCAAGGGACATTATG GCGAGGATGTTGTTTTTATTGCTAATGATTGGCACACTGCTCTTCTCCCTTGCTACTTAAAATCAATGTACAAGCCTAGAGGAATCTACAAAAATGCAAAG GTTGCTTTCTGTATCCACAACATTGCATACCAGGGCAGATTTGCATATGCGGACTTCTCATTATTGAACCTTCCAAACCAGTTCAGGGCATCCTTCGATTTTATTGACGG CTACGACAAGCCTGTGAAGGGGAGGAAGATTAATTGGATGAAGGCCGGGATCCTAGAATCGGACAGGATTGTAACAGTGAGTCCATACTATGCAGAGGAACTTGTCTCTAGCATAGAAAAAGGTGTAGAATTGGATAATATCATCAGAATGGCTGGCATCACAGGAATTGTCAATGGCATGGATGTCCAAGAGTGGAATCCATTGTCAGACAAGTACATCGACGTCAAATACGATGCTACAAAT GTGATGCGAGCAAAGCCCCTATTGAAGGAAGCACTGCAAGCTCATGTTGGATTGCCAATTAGAGATGTACCTGTAATAGGCTTCATTGGTAGGCTTGAAGAGCAGAAAGGTTCCGATATTCTTGCGCAAGCAATTCCTCTGTTCATCGGCGCAGATGTTCAGATAATTGTTCTA GGCACTGGGAAGAAACATATGGAGAAACAACTTGAAGAGCTTGAGATCAAGTACCCTAACAAGGCCAGGGGAGTCGCGAAATTCAATGTTCCCCTTGCGCATATGATCACAGCTGGTGCTGACTTTATGATGGTACCAAGTAGATTCGAGCCGTGCGGTCTCATTCAGCTGCACGCCATGAGATATGGAACG GTACCAATTGTGGCATCCACCGGCGGCCTGGTCGACACGGTATTAGAAGGTTATACCGGATTCCATATGGGCGCCTTCAATGTCGAG TGCGAGACTGTTGATCCTGCTGATGTAGCAGCGATAGCAAAGACTGTTAAAAGGGCACTAGCAACTTATGGCACCCCCGTTCTGAAGGAGATGATCGGAAACTGCATGGCTCAAGATCTCTCCTGGAAG GGACCGGCAAAGAACTGGGAGAGATTGCTATTAAGTCTAGAGGTGGCAGGCAGCGAACCTGGAGTCGACGGGGAGGAGATTGCTCCTCAAGCTAAAGAGAATGTGGCCACTCCTTAA
- the LOC115742301 gene encoding 60S acidic ribosomal protein P1-like, producing the protein MSAGELACTYATLILHDDGISITAEKIASLVKAANVSVESYWPSLFAKLAEKRNVEDLVMNVGSGGGAAPVAVAAPAGGAAGAAAAAPAAVEEKKEEAKEESDDDMGFSLFD; encoded by the exons ATGTCAGCCGGCGAGCTCGCTTGCACTTACGCCACTTTGATCCTCCACGACGATGGAATCTCAATCAcc GCGGAGAAGATCGCCTCGTTGGTGAAAGCAGCAAACGTCTCCGTGGAGTCGTACTGGCCGAGCCTATTCGCGAAGCTGGCGGAGAAGAGGAACGTGGAGGACCTAGTCATGAACGTCGGTTCCGGCGGCGGCGCAGCTCCCGTCGCGGTGGCCGCACCAGCTGGCGGCGCCGCCGGAGCGGCTGCGGCGGCTCCTGCTGCTGTCGAGGAGAAGAAG GAAGAAGCGAAGGAGGAGAGTGACGACGACATGGGCTTCAGCTTGTTCGACTAA
- the LOC115742299 gene encoding serine/arginine-rich splicing factor SR34A isoform X2, giving the protein MSSRFSRSIYVGNLPSDIREWEVEDLFYKYGRILDIELKIPPRPPCYCFVEFESSRDAEDAIRGRDGYNFDGCRLRVELAHGGRGQSSSSDRRGSYGGGGGGGGGGGGGRFGVSRHSEYRVIVRGLPSSASWQDLKDHMRKAGDVCFADVTRDSEGTYGIVDYTNYDDMKYAIRKLDDTEFRNPWARSYIRVKKYENSPSRSRSRSRSRSRSDRRERSESRGRSASKSPSRSRSASPVKPTRARSRSRSASPRQVRSGSG; this is encoded by the exons ATGAGTAGCCGCTTTTCTCGCTCAATCTACGTTGGCAACCTCCCATCTGATATAAGGGAATGGGAAGTCGAAGATCTATTTTACAAG TATGGAAGGATATTGGATATCGAGCTGAAGATTCCACCTCGTCCTCCATGTTATTGTTTTGTGGAG TTTGAGAGCTCTCGAGATGCCGAAGATGCAATTAGGGGTCGTGATGGATACAATTTTGATGGCTGCCGTCTGCGG GTTGAACTTGCTCATGGTGGTAGAGGACAATCATCTTCAAGTGATCGTCGTGGTAGctatggtggtggaggtggaggtggaggtggaggtggag GGGGGCGCTTTGGTGTCTCACGCCATTCGGAATACCGAG TCATTGTTCGAGGGCTTCCTTCTTCTGCATCCTGGCAAGATTTGAAG GATCATATGCGTAAAGCTGGTGATGTTTGCTTTGCGGACGTTACGCGTGATAGTGAAG GGACTTATGGCATTGTTGATTACACCAACTATGATGACATGAAGTATGCT ATTCGGAAACTTGATGACACTGAGTTCAGAAATCCGTGGGCGAGATCTTATATACGG gtgaaaaaatatgaaaacagTCCTTCTAGGTCTCGCAGCAGAAGCCGCAGTAGAAGCAGAAGCGACAGAAGGGAAcggag tGAATCACGGGGTCGATCTGCATCAAAATCGCCATCTAGATCTAGATCAGCATCTCCAGTCAAGCCTACTAG AGCAAGATCCAGATCAAGGTCAGCATCTCCCCGCCAG GTGAGGTCAGGTAGTGGCTGA
- the LOC115742299 gene encoding serine/arginine-rich splicing factor SR34A isoform X1 has protein sequence MSSRFSRSIYVGNLPSDIREWEVEDLFYKYGRILDIELKIPPRPPCYCFVEFESSRDAEDAIRGRDGYNFDGCRLRVELAHGGRGQSSSSDRRGSYGGGGGGGGGGGGGGGGGGGGGGGGWKWWGRFGVSRHSEYRVIVRGLPSSASWQDLKDHMRKAGDVCFADVTRDSEGTYGIVDYTNYDDMKYAIRKLDDTEFRNPWARSYIRVKKYENSPSRSRSRSRSRSRSDRRERSESRGRSASKSPSRSRSASPVKPTRARSRSRSASPRQVRSGSG, from the exons ATGAGTAGCCGCTTTTCTCGCTCAATCTACGTTGGCAACCTCCCATCTGATATAAGGGAATGGGAAGTCGAAGATCTATTTTACAAG TATGGAAGGATATTGGATATCGAGCTGAAGATTCCACCTCGTCCTCCATGTTATTGTTTTGTGGAG TTTGAGAGCTCTCGAGATGCCGAAGATGCAATTAGGGGTCGTGATGGATACAATTTTGATGGCTGCCGTCTGCGG GTTGAACTTGCTCATGGTGGTAGAGGACAATCATCTTCAAGTGATCGTCGTGGTAGctatggtggtggaggtggaggtggaggtggaggtggaggtggaggtggaggtgggggtgggggtgggggtggggggtggaaGTGGTGGGGGCGCTTTGGTGTCTCACGCCATTCGGAATACCGAG TCATTGTTCGAGGGCTTCCTTCTTCTGCATCCTGGCAAGATTTGAAG GATCATATGCGTAAAGCTGGTGATGTTTGCTTTGCGGACGTTACGCGTGATAGTGAAG GGACTTATGGCATTGTTGATTACACCAACTATGATGACATGAAGTATGCT ATTCGGAAACTTGATGACACTGAGTTCAGAAATCCGTGGGCGAGATCTTATATACGG gtgaaaaaatatgaaaacagTCCTTCTAGGTCTCGCAGCAGAAGCCGCAGTAGAAGCAGAAGCGACAGAAGGGAAcggag tGAATCACGGGGTCGATCTGCATCAAAATCGCCATCTAGATCTAGATCAGCATCTCCAGTCAAGCCTACTAG AGCAAGATCCAGATCAAGGTCAGCATCTCCCCGCCAG GTGAGGTCAGGTAGTGGCTGA
- the LOC115742298 gene encoding polyadenylate-binding protein-interacting protein 10-like: protein MAVAENDGVKIGASGQNLDATAVSSDGNASSDSAKSEPRNGAATQLDRPVNAGANGRADVNGRVLVARGSRNGQMSQMRDGLRRNGSNFGSSGLNDVRELVDMLSKLNPMAEEFVPPSLGQSFAYLADGGFGYPQNFVLQIDGVDGNGHTGRRRKNGYSQGKRRINSRTSMAQRHEVIRRTVYVTDIDQQVTEEQLAALFNSFGQVVDCRVCGDPSSCLRFAFVEFTDEDGARAALNLSGTVLGYYPIRVQPSKTAIAPVNPTFLPRSDDEREMCSRTVYCTNIDKTVTQADVKFFFESLCGEVHRLRLLGDYHHSTRIAFVEFVMAESAIAALSCSGVVLGSLPIRVSPSKTPVRPRVPHSLTH, encoded by the exons ATGGCGGTCGCTGAGAATGACGGGGTCAAGATCGGCGCGTCGGGTCAGAATTTGGACGCTACTGCTGTATCGTCGGACGGGAATGCGTCGAGCGATTCCGCGAAATCGGAACCCAGGAACGGTGCCGCGACCCAACTCGATCGGCCCGTCAACGCCGGCGCTAACGGCCGCGCGGATGTGAACGGCAGAGTTCTGGTCGCTAGGGGGAGTAGAAATGGTCAAATGAGTCAGATGAGAGACGGGCTCCGCAGGAACGGAAGTAATTTCGGGTCGAGTGGATTGAATGACGTGAGGGAGCTTGTGGATATGTTGTCGAAGCTGAATCCTATGGCTGAGGAATTTGTGCCTCCTTCGCTGGGTCAGAGCTTTGCTTATTTAGCTGATGGCGGCTTTGGCTATCCCCAGAATTTTGTGTTACAGATTGATGGGGTCGATGGCAATGGACATACCGGAAGAAGG aGGAAGAATGGCTATAGCCAGGGTAAGCGGCGGATAAATAGTAGAACTAGTATGGCGCAGCGTCACGAGGTAATTAGGAGAACCGTGTATGTGACTGACATTGATCAACAG GTAACTGAAGAGCAACTTGCAGCTCTTTTCAATAGTTTTGGGCAG GTTGTCGACTGTCGTGTATGTGGCGATCCAAGCTCTTGTCTCCGGTTTGCTTTTGTTGAGTTTACTGATGAAG aTGGTGCAAGGGCTGCTTTGAATCTTTCGGGGACTGTTCTTGGTTATTATCCTATTAGGGTTCAGCCTTCCAAAACTGCGATTGCACCTGTTAATCCAACATTTTTGCCAAGG TCCGACGATGAACGTGAGATGTGCTCAAGAACTGTTTATTGCACAAACATTGACAAAACG GTTACTCAAGCAGATGTTAAGTTTTTCTTTGAATCTCTCTGTGGAGAG GTTCACCGTCTGAGGCTACTTGGAGACTACCATCATTCAACTCGTATTGCTTTTGTGGAGTTTGTGATG GCTGAAAGTGCAATTGCGGCTCTTAGTTGCAGTGGTGTGGTTTTGGGATCTTTGCCCATAAG GGTGAGTCCATCAAAGACCCCTGTCAGGCCTCGAGTTCCTCACTCTCTGACGCATTAA